The Marivirga tractuosa DSM 4126 genome contains the following window.
CTAAAGAAGCTGGTTTGAAACCTACTATCTATACACATCCTATCGGCTATCATGGTCATGCCGCTGGACCTACAATCGGAATGTGGGATTCTCAGGGTGGAGTCCCAGGAAGCGGTGATTATCCATTATATCCAAATACAGCTTATTCCATTGAATTGAATGCAGCGGTTTTCATCCAAGAATGGAATAAGGAAATCCGCATCATGCTGGAAGAAGAAGCTTTCTTTGATGGGGAAGAAATATATTATATTGATGGAAGACAAGAAGAGATTTATGCCATTTCGAGATGAAATTTAGGTGGTAATGAAGAGGTCCAAGCGAGACGCTTGAACCAGTTGCCTTTTTACTACAGATATCTAGCTCAAGCGTCTCGCTTGGGCTTTTTCTTTCTTAAATAGTCTTAATCCTAACCTTTTTCTTCTTTAATCTACTGTTATCTAAAGATTTCACTATGCTTTTAGCTTTTTCAGCATTAACCGCCACGAAAGCACAATCCAATTTTAATTCAATTACGCCTATATCTTCTTTTTGCAGTTTGCCTTCCTTCATAAACAAACCTGCGATATCTCCTTTAGATATTTTATCTTTTCTACCCCCAGAAATAAAAAGCGTTTGAAAAGCGATGGCATCAGTCTTTGTATTTCCAATTTCTTGAATAGAAATATATTCTTCATTGATAAAATTAGGTAGCTTCTCTTCCGATCCTTCTAAAACATAAGCCACCCCTGCTTGATGCATGCGGGCAGTCCTTCCATTTCTATGAGTGAATTCTTCCGCTTTAATAGGTAAATGATAATGGATAATAAATTTGATTTCAGGGATATCAAGACCTCTGGCTGCTAAATCAGTAGCTAACAACAAATGATAGCTTCCATTTCTGAATTTAATAAGAGCTCTTTCCCGGTCTTTTTGCTCTAATCCGCCATAGAAACAGCCATGCGGAATTTTCAATCCACCTAAATGTTCGCTGACCCTTTCAATGCTATCTTTAAAGTTACAAAAGATAATACCTGGTTGCCCCTCTAATTTCTGGACTAATTGCCCTAAAGTTTCAAGCTTATCCTTTTCAGGGGATTTAATAATTTTGACTGAGAGTTTATTGATCTTTTCATCCAAATAATTTAAGTAAAAAGGATCACGTAAACCTAAGAATTCAGGTATTCTATTAGGT
Protein-coding sequences here:
- a CDS encoding DEAD/DEAH box helicase — its product is MVQKIKSQAEMLAKLGVKGLNPMQKEALQVLKTSEDTILLSPTGSGKTLAFLLPIIESLDPECKEIQVLIIVPSRELALQIEQVVRELGSGYKTNAIYGGRAGAKDKIDLQHPPAILIGTPGRIADHIERESFAVKNIHTLVLDEFDKSLEIGFEKEMKAIVWELPQLRKKILTSATEPNRIPEFLGLRDPFYLNYLDEKINKLSVKIIKSPEKDKLETLGQLVQKLEGQPGIIFCNFKDSIERVSEHLGGLKIPHGCFYGGLEQKDRERALIKFRNGSYHLLLATDLAARGLDIPEIKFIIHYHLPIKAEEFTHRNGRTARMHQAGVAYVLEGSEEKLPNFINEEYISIQEIGNTKTDAIAFQTLFISGGRKDKISKGDIAGLFMKEGKLQKEDIGVIELKLDCAFVAVNAEKAKSIVKSLDNSRLKKKKVRIKTI